The DNA sequence ATCAGGCCATAGGCTCTGGCGAACCCGAATTCGAAGGCGCCACCTGTAGCGAACGGTCATGCGATGTCAACAATATCGCGGGCTATAGTCGAGTCGTGGAAAAGTTGGTGCTGTTCAGCGACGAACTTCAAGAGCTGGCCTATCAACTCACGGAGGGCGCACCGGGATTTGTGGTATTTGCGCAAAACCACTGGAAAGTGAAGCAGGTCGGTCCCCAACAGTCTGCCATTCACATGGAGGTAACCCTTCATCTTAAACGCCTACAGGGATTCTGTTTCGGGGGTCACATGCGCAGAACCATCGAGAAGAATATCGGCACAGCCATGACGGAGCTAAAAGCCTATGCCGAGGCCGGGAAGATTTCGGACAAGAAGCGTGAACGAACCTTCTGAGCCACGCTGGAGACAATTCCGAAAATCCTGAACCATCCCATTTCCCATAAGTTGGAGGTCTAATCAAGTAATGGTAGGCCATGGTATTTAGCCCTAACATTGTTGAAAAGACCCTTATCTACCGATCATGGCAACGATCAACATGGGAGGCATTGTACACCTCCAGGCGGACTTCAGATCTTGGGAAAAACTCTTTTTGGATCACGAGGACAATCGAGCACAGGTCGAAGCAGGAAATTACTTCTATGCCAAAGCTGATAGTGATACCGTCCTGCTGATCCTGAAACATGTAGATGCCGAAGAAATGCGACAACGAATGGCAAGTCCGGCATTTGCGAAACTGATTGAAGGCATTGTGGAGAGCCACGAAATGTATGTGCTCCAACCTATGCCGACGCCTGCCGGAGGCAACTAGGCAGACATGGAGGCATTCAATTGGGGCTTGGCGATTTGCTGGGCCCCGTTTCTTTTTCCCTTTGCCGAGATGACTATTTGATAAGCCCTCACTGGTCGTTTCGCCTCTGAACATCGATCGCCTAGACAGACGCTGATTGAGCGCCCACGAAACTTTACCCAGCGTACATGTTTGCTTGATGTCAGCTTAGGAAATAATCCAGATATTGACGGGGAATTAACTCCTTCCCGCTCATGAAACTCCCCACCTCCTTTTGGCTCTCATCGATCGGCGCATGTTTTTGCATCCTCTTCACAATTCAATTTGCTGACGCGCAAACGCTCGCGAGTCTCGGCACAGGCAACATCGTAGAACTGGAGTGTATCCAAAGTCCCGTTTCAGGCACCTTGGTGGCGGCCTCTATGGAGCGAGATACCCAATCCCGCACGCGAATTCTCATTCATCGAAGCGTGGATCTAGGCGTCACCTGGCAGTGGATCGACACCTTGGAACCGGAATTGGGGGATTCTGAAATGCCAGATCCAGTGATCGCGGTGGATAGTTTGGGGCACTTCCTCCTCACGTACATGCGCGTGCACAACGTTTCCAGCCCCCTGAATATCATCGCGGACCTTGAGTGCCTGAGATCCGAAGACGACGGGATGACTTGGCAGATGGTCTCTCCCCCACATTTTGCGGACCGGGTGGCCGATTATCCACAGATCCTGTCTGAAGGGGATGGCGAGGCATTTTTGGTGTATACCCACCTGAAGAATTTTCCCTTTGGTGACTCCAGCTCCCTCATTTTCAAGCGTACCACCGACGGGGGAAATAGCTGGTCGCTGGGTCAACACTTGGATGGAGATAGCCTCGAACTGATCGGGCCAGATCTCGTGAAGGGGTTTCTCGATACGCTTTGGGTGACAGCCGGTGATCGGGACAGCAATCTTGTGCATAGCTTTGCGAGTGGGGATGGTGGCCAGACCTGGATGTTGGAGCATTCATTTTCCATTCCCAATGGAGCCAAGGCACATATCACCAAACCATTCACCTTTCCCAATCAGGCTGGAATCGGCGTCATCTCCCACATTGCCCACCTTGCGAGTACGCCACTCGTCGTCCATGTCAAATCTGGGGGCCAAACCTTCTCGCAGGTATTGGACGACGGAGCATACGCACAAGCCTATGTCACGCCTGACAGCATCCTCCACATCATCTACAATCAGCATCAGCAAGGCCAATTCCGATTGCTGTATTGCTATTCCGAGGATGGCGGAATGTCTTTTACATCGCCTACAGTTTTGCATGCGGGTCCTTTTGAAACCCAAGAATACGGCGAGTACCAATCGCTGCTCTACGGTTTGGATGGGTGGTTCTATGTGGTATTTTGCGACTGGTCGGATCATTCTGCAGCGAGAATCCTCTCCTTTCCGCCCTTGATCTCGACGCATGCGGATCTCCCCACTCAACCCGTTTTGGGAGTATTTCCCAATCCTACCACTGGTCGGTTCAACGTCTCATTCCCGCAAGGTCAAGCACCCTTCAGATTGCATGTGACAGATTTGGCGGGGCGATCCTGCTTCGAATCTTTCATCTCGGACGTCAGCAAACCCATTTCCCTAGATCTCTCCCATGTCGATCCCGGTGTCTACCTGATCATCTGCAAATGGACAAATAAAACGGTGGTCGATCGCTTGATCATTCGCTAAGCGGTGGGACAAGGCTTTTTCCTTCTGAACAGCTTAGTCTATTCAGGGAAAATCGGCTGGGGAGGCAATACATCACGCGTGAAAGTTTGTATAATGAAAAGTTCACGTCCCCATAAAAAATGAGCCCAATCCGGAATGTGAATCTAGTTGGGGATTTCAATGGAATTGATCGTCTGGTCGCGATAATATGTCCTTCTCATTATCACGCAGACGAAAACCATCATGGACTACGCAATCCGGCTTTCAGCCAACCATTCCATTCAGGAGGATTTCTCATCTGGAAATACGCTCCAAACCCAAGATTTTTCCATCCAATGCTGGCTCAAGACCACTGCTTCGGGCCCTTTGGTATTGCATCATTCGCAGCAATCCGGCACTTTCTTCCTCTTGGAAATCATCGCAAGGGGTCATGTTCAGTTTTCAGTCCAGACCCCAGACGGTTCACAAGCAATCGTTACGGACTTGGGCGGCATCGACAACGGAGCTTGGTGGCATCTGACAGCCCGCAAACAGGGAAATCAGCTCTCCTTATTTGCCAATGGTAAGCAGACCGCCGTGACCGAGACCACCATGCATCCACTCGGCGAACAGGTCGTGGAAGGCATCATGATCGGGAAGAATCTGATGCGCGGAAATCTACCCCAGTTTTTTGAAGGGGAAATGGGAGAGGTTTCTGTCTGGGATCGCCCGTTATCCGATGCAGAAATCACAAAATTCTACCACAATCCTGCG is a window from the Pontibacter sp. G13 genome containing:
- a CDS encoding SRPBCC family protein: MKRIFIPLFLLLTTHSIMMAQTEKKYKVLQITRTSETINVPANSLWEVVREFDNVALWSSNVDQAIGSGEPEFEGATCSERSCDVNNIAGYSRVVEKLVLFSDELQELAYQLTEGAPGFVVFAQNHWKVKQVGPQQSAIHMEVTLHLKRLQGFCFGGHMRRTIEKNIGTAMTELKAYAEAGKISDKKRERTF
- a CDS encoding T9SS type A sorting domain-containing protein gives rise to the protein MKLPTSFWLSSIGACFCILFTIQFADAQTLASLGTGNIVELECIQSPVSGTLVAASMERDTQSRTRILIHRSVDLGVTWQWIDTLEPELGDSEMPDPVIAVDSLGHFLLTYMRVHNVSSPLNIIADLECLRSEDDGMTWQMVSPPHFADRVADYPQILSEGDGEAFLVYTHLKNFPFGDSSSLIFKRTTDGGNSWSLGQHLDGDSLELIGPDLVKGFLDTLWVTAGDRDSNLVHSFASGDGGQTWMLEHSFSIPNGAKAHITKPFTFPNQAGIGVISHIAHLASTPLVVHVKSGGQTFSQVLDDGAYAQAYVTPDSILHIIYNQHQQGQFRLLYCYSEDGGMSFTSPTVLHAGPFETQEYGEYQSLLYGLDGWFYVVFCDWSDHSAARILSFPPLISTHADLPTQPVLGVFPNPTTGRFNVSFPQGQAPFRLHVTDLAGRSCFESFISDVSKPISLDLSHVDPGVYLIICKWTNKTVVDRLIIR